The Argiope bruennichi chromosome 9, qqArgBrue1.1, whole genome shotgun sequence genome contains a region encoding:
- the LOC129984281 gene encoding multiple coagulation factor deficiency protein 2 homolog, whose product MNVHSTPFPSSSIPYRGLYDVECNMMNRMIRVVVLSLCCASIFAHQQPYQAPPQPAYQQQVPQHAQAAGVPQAAGIPQGTHHVHQGQQANLLRDKAHVQDREHIKEHLQGVVNQPDVSKMSEEELQFHYFKMHDNDDNNKLDGCELIKSVLHWHVEESNAMGANAPEQGTTKIFQDNELALMIDPILDMDDKNKDGFIDYPEFVNAQKSRGF is encoded by the exons atgaacgTGCATTCCACTCCTTTCCCCTCTTCCTCTATTCCGTATCGAGGGTTATACGACGTGGAGTGCAATAT gaTGAACAGAATGATAAGAGTAGTAGTATTATCCTTATGTTGTGCGAGTATTTTTGCTCACCAGCAACCTTATCAAGCTCCTCCTCAGCCTGCTTATCAACAACAAGTACCACAACATGCTCAGGCAGCTGGTGTACCTCAAGCAGCTGGTATACCTCAAGGCACACATCATGTTCATCAAGGCCAGCAGGCTAATTTACTCAGAGATAAAGCTCATGTTCAAGATAGAGA aCATATTAAAGAACATTTGCAAGGTGTAGTGAATCAGCCTGATGTTAGCAAGATGTCAGAAGAAGAGCttcaatttcactattttaaaatgcatgataATGATGACAATAACAAGCTCGATGGTTGTGAATTAATCAAATCTGTTCTTCATTGGCATG TTGAAGAAAGCAATGCAATGGGAGCCAATGCCCCTGAGCAAGgaacaacaaaaatttttcaaGATAATGAACTGGCTCTTATGATCGATCCGATCCTGGATATGGATGACAAAAACAAGGATGGTTTTATTGACTATCCAGAGTTTGTTAATGCACAGAAATCTAGAGGATTTTAA